The following coding sequences lie in one Stigmatopora nigra isolate UIUO_SnigA chromosome 4, RoL_Snig_1.1, whole genome shotgun sequence genomic window:
- the LOC144195392 gene encoding methylcytosine dioxygenase TET3-like isoform X2 — protein sequence MEIGSHDRLQEGVLSLDLSNGVNCYPNDVEASIENDQKRAVAGSAQRACWVPNHGKDQRQPSAKDDSSYANASEPVHRVDMEDAHNLVTFSAIAGTLPPSSISSCIQVHPDTPQLYEKFTREMGTTGARVGPSPGGVSDTSPPPAEDIKSLQTALSHAKGGHKPPNCDCEGPDCPDYLEWLEKKIKLAAGENQNTSKRTDFSHPQPNVHKSHLQNQAYLQTNGAHHRPTSSTPQQHQRTKSRVPCSKLPPIPCSPQVLSIAKERNVSLQTAIAIEALTQLSGTGILGASAPDQGLPHNHFHHHQNFSSPPPNCTNLIPSSAVICPSSRSQSVPPGVNTDQQAAVSCDHHRPHSQGQPLHASTSPFPGQNSPHSFGRSPQQWQRGAHRGSEEHLSGYTGAPDPMSELKQLLGDASGNMGNASFKSPSTQKLNENGGMQAQCQPSLSRIIKQEPDFGDHSDSMGHYNMDRGQLQSRNYPASPMSPGQVRHSTQAALQQHLHYKRNLFSNHSPGIGVPGAPGAPVSYHNPPKWWPQMEANGFNHVNVKQEPKEPKRRKISQGSPATKGMGGTLSSPSLPKPKQIVIKKTKQKASVPTFLPKSQISVEKTSPLTMGRTIAPNNQGSLPLMASHGNSSTQAAAAAQSQVSSPNLPMAPSITNPALSMNGSNLMGSVPPPMAHATQAKSQEALNLAHNSANTASTLTSASTPNTSQLPGLTNIDPKYEELILQFEAEFGDSSAQTTPGEVVPGTTAVSQTSARDRTTPGSQNQSNSTLYLNEKDPIRNDSETQSDFTSNQVTPAQNQWDLQSTVSKLEDPQLQKYQQESQLEEKFSVPCSPMPKRMKIEASGDIAILSTTCYSEEDTPTKDGLPFSPSLKGFLESPLNYLDTPTRSLLDTPSKDLQSEYPTCTCVEQVLEKDEGPYYNHLGSGPTVASIRDLMETRYGEKGEAVRVEKVVYTGREGKSSRGCPIAKWVIRRGSEKEKLLCLVRHRAGHHCDNAFIIILIMAWEGVPRSMADTLYREISDTLTKFGNPTSRRCGLNDDRTCACQGKDPDTCGASFSFGCSWSMYFNGCKYARSKTPRKFRLQGERPDEEGKLRDQFQNLATEVAPLYQRLAPQAYSNQCQSETKGSDCRLGLKAGKPFAGVTACLDFCAHAHKDQHNLHNGCTVVCTLTKEDNRTVGEIPPDEQLHVLPLYKVSITDEFGSEEGQRQKMKTGAIQVLQAFRREVRKLPEPAKSCRQRRLDAKKAASEKKKSKLQQQVTATPEKTVVKTEAFYNESPQHQDNKAIVKQEVKPNIKKEPFNGSMDGYPLQAADAIKTMCPHPAYYARGGLPTTGQPSAGDPVNGYNHNAPASHYGFYNYSPNALFAPKMRTYEGRNSSMAKAGRTNFQVDKKPDVQSLQARLAHSYPEQHNKMGPQQPSDYNQSRPSSVSSESSNRATPVIKQEPMDMPVCEDGGVNPGGATTPSPSPKPCAWPGNRFNGNVVPTNWEHPNSKQHPEGFSNADRQTFHQQPPSPYPQPWISYPSSNTQRGSPAASPVPRIPPSSPSPHLDVLGNTNQGSPRPSTPRTNTQSGMGQPFNSQSPSHRPQPMASRQWASPAQSPDPHAWAAGHGAYSPGLKHGHPAGAYPEKMWSKTGESGCSTPLGVQEKAWKSCGGSAAGSTPSPTPEGRLFPDALQQSEQARWDAGRAESDGESTRGRYDDDEVWSDSEHNFLDPNIGGVAVAPAHGSILIECARRELHATTPLKKPDRSHPSRISLVFYQHKNLQQPMHGLALWEAKMKMLAERAVQRQQEAALLGLSQEEIKALSKKRKWGTMATAAAAAKPGAGQSKDKREGPVTRLAPTCHTTSTVNACPYAFTQLTGPYSTFV from the exons ATGGAAATTGGGTCACATGACCGCCTCCAGGAAGGCGTGCTGAGCCTGGATTTGTCCAATGGGGTGAATTGTTACCCGAATGATGTTGAGGCATCGATAGAAAACGATCAGAAGAGGGCGGTGGCGGGTTCAGCTCAAAGAGCGTGCTGGGTGCCAAACCATGGCAAAGATCAACGGCAACCATCGGCGAAAGATGACAGCAGTTATGCAAACGCGAGTGAACCTGTCCACCGTGTGGACATGGAAGACGCTCACAACCTGGTCACTTTTTCCGCCATCGCCGGCACCTTACCTCCATCCTCCATCTCGTCCTGTATTCAAGTGCATCCCGACACCCCGCAGTTGTATGAGAAATTCACCCGGGAAATGGGTACTACCGGAGCTAGGGTCGGACCCTCCCCTGGGGGTGTTTCTGACACAAGCCCTCCACCGGCAGAAGACATAAAAAGCCTCCAGACAGCACTGAGCCATGCAAAAGGTGGCCATAAACCTCCCAACTGTGATTGTGAAGGACCTGATTGTCCAGATTACCTTGAATGGCTGGAGAAGAAGATAAAGTTGGCTGCCGGGGAGAATCAAAACACCAGCAAGAGAACTGATTTCTCACATCCACAGCCCAACGTTCATAAATCCCATCTACAGAATCAGGCCTATCTCCAGACCAATGGCGCTCACCACCGCCCGACTTCTTCAACCCCTCAGCAACATCAACGGACGAAAAGTCGCGTTCCCTGCTCCAAACTTCCTCCAATTCCTTGCTCTCCACAGGTGCTCTCTATAGCCAAGGAAAGGAACGTCAGTCTTCAAACAGCTATTGCCATTGAAGCCCTTACGCAGTTATCAGGGACTGGGATTCTTGGTGCTAGTGCTCCAGATCAAGGCCTCCCTCATAATCATTTCCATCATCACCAAAACTTCTCATCTCCACCTCCAAATTGCACTAACTTGATTCCATCCTCTGCAGTCATCTGTCCGTCATCGCGTTCTCAGTCCGTCCCTCCAGGAGTCAACACTGACCAGCAGGCTGCAGTATCCTGCGATCACCACCGGCCTCATTCCCAAGGCCAGCCGCTTCATGCTTCTACCTCTCCATTTCCGGGCCAGAACAGTCCTCACAGTTTTGGTCGCAGTCCTCAGCAGTGGCAGCGAGGCGCACACCGGGGTTCCGAAGAGCACCTATCCGGCTATACCGGAGCACCGGACCCCATGTCAGAGCTCAAACAGCTTTTGGGTGACGCCAGTGGGAACATGGGGAATGCATCTTTTAAGTCTCCATCCACACAGAAGCTCAATGAGAATGGAGGCATGCAGGCACAGTGCCAGCCATCTTTATCCAGGATCATCAAGCAAGAGCCGGACTTTGGAGATCATTCCGACTCCATGGGGCATTACAACATGGATCGTGGTCAGTTGCAATCTCGCAACTACCCTGCTTCTCCCATGTCTCCTGGTCAAGTTCGACACTCAACTCAGGCAGCTCTGCAGCAACATCTTCACTACAAAAGGAACCTCTTCTCTAATCATTCCCCTGGCATTGGCGTACCAGGCGCACCAGGCGCACCAGTGTCCTACCATAACCCCCCAAAATGGTGGCCACAGATGGAAGCTAATGGCTTCAACCATGTGAACGTAAAACAGGAGCCTAAGGAGcccaaaaggagaaaaatcagcCAAGGATCCCCCGCTACCAAAGGTATGGGTGGGACGCTCTCCAGCCCTTCTCTTCCCAAACCCAAACAGATAGTAATCAAGAAGACCAAGCAAAAAGCCTCTGTGCCAACGTTCCTGCCTAAGAGTCAGATATCTGTGGAAAAAACATCACCCCTAACGATGGGCCGAACTATCGCCCCGAATAACCAAGGTTCACTGCCCCTTATGGCTTCCCACGGTAACTCCTCCACTCAGGCAGCTGCTGCAGCCCAATCTCAGGTATCAAGTCCCAACCTCCCAATGGCTCCTTCTATCACTAATCCTGCTTTGTCAATGAACGGTTCCAACCTCATGGGCTCCGTGCCTCCACCAATGGCCCATGCCACCCAGGCTAAGTCACAAGAAGCGCTCAACTTAGCCCATAACAGCGCTAACACCGCCTCTACTCTGACCTCTGCATCTACACCAAACACCTCACAATTACCAGGGCTCACAAACATTGATCCCAAGTACGAAGAACTGATTCTGCAGTTTGAGGCAGAATTTGGAGATTCGTCTGCCCAGACAACTCCCGGCGAAGTCGTTCCTGGGACAACTGCAGTTTCTCAGACCAGCGCTCGAGATCGTACAACACCAGGCAGCCAAAATCAATCAAACTCCACCCTTTACCTGAACGAAAAGGACCCCATTAGGAACGATTCTGAAACTCAAAGTGATTTTACCTCAAACCAGGTGACCCCAGCGCAAAATCAATGGGATCTTCAGTCCACAGTCTCGAAACTTGAGGACCCCCAACTCCAAAAGTATCAACAAGAAAGTCAACTAGAGGAAAAGTTTAGCGTACCATGTTCCCCAATGCCTAAACGGATGAAAATCGAAGCCTCGGGTGACATAGCCATTCTTTCCACTACTTGCTACTCTGAGGAGGACACACCCACAAAAGATGGACTGCCATTTTCTCCATCTTTGAAAGGCTTTTTAGAATCCCCCTTAAATTATTTAGACACACCTACCAGGAGCCTGTTGGATACACCATCTAAAGATCTACAGTCGGAATACCCCACCTGTACCTGTGTGG AACAAGTCCTGGAAAAAGATGAAGGGCCCTACTACAATCACTTGGGATCTGGACCTACTGTGGCTTCCATAAGAGATCTGATGGAAACACG GTATGGGGAAAAGGGAGAGGCCGTTAGAGTGGAAAAAGTGGTGTACACTGGCAGAGAGGGGAAAAGCTCAAGAGGGTGTCCAATTGCTAAATGG GTGATTCGCCGAGGGAGTGAGAAAGAAAAGCTGTTGTGTCTGGTCCGCCACCGAGCAGGACACCATTGTGACAACGCGTTTATCATCATTCTCATCATGGCTTGGGAAGGGGTCCCAAGATCTATGGCTGACACACTGTACCGTGAAATTAGCGACACCCTCACCAAATTTGGCAACCCCACCAGTAGGCGCTGTGGCCTCAATGATGA TCGTACATGTGCCTGTCAAGGCAAGGATCCTGACACTTGTGGCGCCTCCTTTTCTTTTGGCTGTTCTTGGAGCATGTATTTTAACGGCTGTAAATACGCCCGAAGCAAAACACCGCGCAAGTTCCGGCTACAAGGAGAACGCCCTGACGAG GAGGGAAAACTCAGGGATCAATTTCAGAATCTAGCCACTGAGGTGGCTCCATTGTACCAGAGGCTGGCTCCTCAGGCCTACAGTAACCAG TGTCAGTCAGAGACGAAAGGTTCGGACTGCAGGTTGGGTTTGAAAGCGGGTAAACCATTTGCTGGAGTAACCGCTTGCTTGGACTTCTGCGCTCACGCCCATAAGGACCAGCACAACCTTCACAATGGTTGCACAGTG GTGTGCACTTTGACCAAAGAGGACAACCGAACGGTAGGGGAGATCCCTCCAGATGAACAACTCCACGTGTTGCCTCTTTACAAAGTCTCCATCACGGATGAATTTGGTAGCGAAGAAGGCCAgcgccaaaaaatgaaaacgggGGCCATTCAGGTGCTTCAGGCTTTCCGCCGAGAAGTACGCAAGTTACCCGAACCGGCCAAATCGTGTCGACAACGCCGCCTGGATGCCAAGAAAGCGGCAtcggagaagaagaagagtaaACTTCAGCAGCAAGTGACAGCAACACCAGAGAAAACTGTAGTCAAGACTGAAGCATTTTACAATGAGTCTCCTCAACATCAAGACAATAAAG CAATTGTAAAACAAGAGGTGAAACCCAACATAAAGAAGGAACCTTTCAACGGATCAATGGATGGATACCCTTTGCAAGCAGCCGATGCAATCAAGACCATGTGCCCACATCCTGCCTACTATGCAAGGGGAGGCCTCCCCACAACTGGCCAGCCCTCTGCAGGAGACCCCGTCAACGGCTACAACCACAATGCGCCAGCATCGCACTACGGATTCTACAACTACTCCCCCAACGCACTTTTCGCGCCGAAAATGAGGACCTACGAGGGCCGCAACAGCTCCATGGCCAAAGCAGGAAGAACAAACTTCCAGGTTGACAAAAAACCCGACGTCCAGAGCCTTCAGGCTAGACTGGCTCATTCCTACCCTGAGCAACACAACAAAATGGGTCCCCAACAGCCATCAGACTACAACCAGTCACGTCCTTCATCCGTCTCCTCCGAGTCCTCCAATAGAGCAACTCCGGTCATTAAACAGGAGCCAATGGACATGCCGGTGTGTGAGGACGGAGGGGTGAATCCAGGTGGCGCCACCACTCCCAGTCCCAGCCCCAAACCCTGCGCCTGGCCGGGAAACAGGTTCAATGGAAATGTTGTCCCCACAAACTGGGAACATCCCAATTCAAAACAACACCCTGAAGGCTTTTCTAACGCAGACAGGCAAACATTCCACCAGCAGCCACCCTCTCCGTACCCACAACCGTGGATATCCTACCCCAGCTCTAATACCCAGAGGGGCTCCCCTGCTGCCTCACCTGTCCCGAGAATCCCACCTTCTTCCCCGTCTCCCCACTTGGACGTCTTGGGGAACACCAACCAAGGATCTCCAcgtccatccactccacgcacaAACACTCAGTCAGGTATGGGTCAGCCCTTCAATTCTCAATCCCCCTCACACAGACCCCAGCCCATGGCTTCCCGGCAGTGGGCTAGCCCCGCCCAGAGCCCCGACCCCCACGCGTGGGCCGCGGGGCACGGCGCGTACAGCCCCGGTTTGAAGCACGGCCATCCAGCCGGCGCCTACCCCGAAAAGATGTGGTCCAAAACGGGCGAAAGCGGCTGTTCCACTCCTCTCGGAGTTCAGGAAAAAGCCTGGAAATCTTGCGGGGGATCGGCGGCGGGCAGTACCCCGTCGCCTACTCCCGAGGGACGCCTCTTCCCCGACGCTTTGCAGCAGTCGGAACAGGCTCGCTGGGACGCCGGTCGAGCCGAGAGCGACGGCGAGAGCACCAGGGGGCgctacgacgacgacgaggtATGGTCGGACAGCGAGCACAATTTCCTGGATCCCAACATCGGAGGCGTGGCCGTGGCGCCGGCCCACGGCTCCATCCTGATCGAATGCGCCCGTCGGGAACTCCACGCCACCACTCCTCTGAAGAAACCCGATCGCTCGCATCCCTCTCGCATCTCCCTGGTCTTCTACCAGCACAAGAACCTCCAGCAACCCATGCACGGATTAGCTCTGTGGGAAGCTAAAATGAAGATGCTAGCAGAACGGGCCGTCCAGAGGCAGCAGGAAGCCGCTCTACTGGGGCTCTCCCAGGAAGAAATCAAGGCGCTCAGTAAGAAACGCAAATGGGGGACCATGgcgacagcggcggcggcggccaagcCCGGCGCCGGACAATCGAAAGACAAGAGGGAGGGCCCAGTCACGAGGTTAGCTCCCACTTGCCACACCACCTCCACGGTCAATGCGTGTCCCTATGCCTTCACCCAGCTCACTGGACCGTACAGCACCTTTGTGTGA